A stretch of Prunus dulcis chromosome 6, ALMONDv2, whole genome shotgun sequence DNA encodes these proteins:
- the LOC117629985 gene encoding phosphoglycerate mutase-like protein AT74 produces the protein MQQQNCKSKPQPVLPKRIILMRHGESQGNLDTAAYTTTPDNKIPLTDVGLAQAHLAGAHLHRVISDIDTNNPNWRVYFYVSPYERTRSTLCQIGRSFSRTRVIGVREECRIREQDFGNFQVQDRMKAIKETREKFGRFFYRFPEGESAADVYDRVSSFLESLWRDIDMNRLRHDPCHDLNLIIISHGLTSRVFLMKWFKWTVEQFEHLNNLGNCEFRVMQLGKGGEYSLAIHHSEEELVEWGLSPEMIADQKWRAHANRGDWNERCPWYLDTFFDRLADSEDSGESEDIWHETDEKIQQSN, from the exons ATGCAGCAGCAAAATTGCAAGAGCAAACCGCAGCCAGTTCTTCCGAAGCGGATAATTTTAATGCGGCACGGCGAGTCTCAGGGCAATCTAGATACCGCCGCCTACACCACCACCCCCGACAACAAAATCCCACTAACGGACGTGGGCCTGGCCCAGGCCCACCTCGCCGGCGCCCACCTCCACCGCGTCATCTCCGACATCGACACCAACAACCCCAACTGGCGCGTCTACTTCTACGTCTCTCCCTACGAGAGGACGCGCTCCACGCTTtgtcagatcggacggtcctTCTCCCGGACACGTGTCATCGGCGTCCGCGAGGAGTGCCGGATACGGGAGCAGGACTTCGGCAACTTTCAAGTGCAGGATCGGATGAAGGCCATTAAGGAGACCCGGGAGAAGTTTGGCCGCTTCTTCTATCGGTTTCCGGAGGGAGAGTCCGCCGCTGATGTCTACGATCGTGTTTCAA GTTTTCTTGAATCATTATGGAGGGACATTGACATGAACAGGCTTCGCCATGACCCTTGCCATGACCTCAATCTTATAATAATATCACACGGGTTAACCTCACGCGTCTTCCTCATGAAGTGGTTCAAGTGGACGGTTGAGCAATTCGAGCACCTAAACAATCTTGGAAATTGCGAATTTCGAGTGATGCAATTAGGAAAGGGCGGAGAATACAGCTTAGCAATCCATCACAGTGAGGAAGAACTAGTAGAATGGGGTCTCTCCCCTGAAATGATAGCTGACCAAAAGTGGCGAGCCCATGCCAACAGGGGTGATTGGAATGAGCGTTGCCCCTGGTACCTTGATACTTTTTTCGACCGTCTAGCTGACTCGGAAGACAGCGGAGAAAGTGAAGACATTTGGCATGAAACTGATGAAAAGATTCAGCAATCAAATTGA
- the LOC117629984 gene encoding uncharacterized protein LOC117629984 yields the protein MTPFFFSLLSFILFFFTFSLLYYNKKFPCYSYNNILFPIMMMSFCRKIAPHSFLGLTSTTTTSTTSTTASTSIDAHHEKLPFKCHHCISPLSCTASGGGGLLGLVNAPDYHHIKHQPLLLESSSIKSSSSSSDSSLSPLFSPSPPPPPAIEFEAKKDYAGGFGFIDDIGGGVDGLMSCTESLGFESSDERRVDDHQIIETIGHHHQNEDDDPVEEDACLRMMRQSMRRVSKWKRTGEKRAEAKKFPPPLSSLNQNGQPRYFLRPVRKDGRLELTEVRIYRPEILRAYRQDGRLRLHLVTHEPDLQEEEAEGIQEENEEEEEEEDVIDEKESIINVKEAEEEEEEEEERKLAVGGEGFRRCQNLVSGGHHLHRGNLGVWSQRQHCVTTR from the coding sequence ATGACCCCATTTTTCTTCTCACTATTATCCTtcatcctcttcttcttcactttctctctgttatattataataagaaGTTCCCTTGTTATTCTTATAATAACATTCTTTTTCCAATTATGATGATGAGCTTTTGTAGAAAGATCGCCCCTCACTCTTTCCTCGGCCTCACCTCAACAACTACTACTAGCACTACTTCAACAACTGCATCAACCTCCATAGATGCTCACCATGAAAAACTCCCCTTCAAATGCCACCACTGCATTTCTCCCCTAAGTTGTACAGCATCAGGAGGAGGAGGGTTGCTAGGTTTGGTCAACGCACCAGATTATCATCACATCAAACACCAACCCCTCCTCTTGGAGTCTTCTTCCATcaaatcctcctcctcctcatcagaTTCATCATTATCACCACtgttttctccttctcctcctcctcctcctgcaATTGAGTTTGAGGCAAAGAAAGATTATGCAGGTGGGTTTGGGTTCATAGACGACATAGGAGGCGGCGTGGACGGCTTGATGTCTTGCACGGAGAGCCTAGGGTTTGAGAGCTCGGACGAGAGGCGAGTGGATGACCATCAGATTATTGAAACAATCGGCCACCATCATCagaatgaagatgatgatcctGTGGAGGAGGACGCGTGTTTGAGGATGATGAGGCAGTCGATGAGGAGAGTGTCCAAATGGAAGAGgacgggggagaagagagCGGAGGCCAAGAAGTTTCCACCCcctctttcttctttaaacCAGAATGGGCAGCCCAGGTATTTCCTCAGGCCTGTCAGGAAAGACGGGAGGCTGGAGCTCACGGAGGTCAGGATTTACAGGCCTGAGATCTTGCGTGCTTATCGTCAAGATGGACGGTTGAGATTGCATCTTGTTACCCACGAACCTGATctccaagaagaagaagcagaaggcatacaagaagaaaatgaagaagaagaagaagaagaagacgttATTGATGAGAAAGAGAGTATAATTAATGTGAAGGAggcggaggaggaggaggaggaggaggaggagaggaaaCTGGCGGTGGGAGGAGAAGGGTTTCGGAGGTGTCAGAATCTGGTGAGCGGCGGCCACCATCTGCACCGTGGAAACTTGGGGGTGTGGAGCCAGCGGCAGCACTGTGTGACAACCAGGTGA
- the LOC117630714 gene encoding protein DMP3, whose protein sequence is MAELPSPEQPRPPSSPSTMVKGGSNYPVHQTLASAANLANLLPTGTVLAFQTLIPTFSNNGSCQLSNNFKDNDTDGKLYYGIATFKGLYIFNYSKLENINTDLEKYKIKFLDFVHAFMSLFVFLIFALSNSHVQSCFLSALGINYSELAMNLPLGAGILSSFFFTIFPTARRGIGYTDMVPQA, encoded by the exons atGGCTGAATTACCATCTCCCGAACAACCACGTCCACCATCGTCCCCTTCCACGATGGTCAAAGGTGGCTCAAACTACCCTGTCCACCAGACCTTAGCCAGTGCAGCCAATCTTGCTAACCTTCTACCTACCGGCACAGTCCTCGCCTTTCAGACCCTCATTCCTACTTTCTCCAACAATGGGTCCTGCCAACTTTCCAATAA CTTCAAGGACAATGATACTGATGGGAAACTCTATTATGGCATCGCCACATTCAAAGGCCTCTACATCTTTAACTACAGTAAACTTGAGAACATTAACACGGACTTGGAAAAGTATAAGATAAAGTTCTTAGATTTTGTTCATGCCTTTATGTCGCTCTTTGTGTTCTTGATCTTTGCTCTTAGCAACTCCCATGTGCAAAGCTGCTTCTTATCTGCCTTGGGAATAAACTACAGTGAGTTAGCAATGAATTTGCCACTAGGGGCTGGGATTTTATcaagcttcttcttcacaATCTTTCCAACTGCTCGTAGAGGGATTGGATACACAGACATGGTGCCCCAAGCATAA